A stretch of Arachis hypogaea cultivar Tifrunner chromosome 15, arahy.Tifrunner.gnm2.J5K5, whole genome shotgun sequence DNA encodes these proteins:
- the LOC112748912 gene encoding cytochrome P450 71D8, with protein MEPQAYLLVIAIFVFTVLHFLAKYFFKTRSINLPPGPWKLPIIGNLHQVALAGPLPHRSLRELAKKYGPFMHLKLGENSTVVISSAKLAKEVLKTYDGSFQKRPLLAAVKTLVYGPADIVFSPSSDYWRDMRKICTLELLSKKKVQSLAFIREAEMERTIQKIRESAGSRINLSDMIFHLISVTVYRAAFGNSNTDHAGFIRLTKEAMQILGGFHLGDLFPSIKPLFYLSGLKSKVENLHKRHDKFMEDIIKEHQKKQREGKSDVEEEDLVDVLLRVQQSGNLQTNLTITNVKAVIGDIFAAGMDTSAATLEWGMSEMMKNPRVMAKLQAELREALKGKKTIQESDIEELSYLKLVVKETLRLHCPTPLLIPRECTEATNIHGYDIPVKTRVMVNVWAIGRDPQYWHDAESFIPERFEDSSLDYKGNNFEYLPFGGGRRICPGMNFGVASITLPLALLLYHFNWELPDGMKPEDLDMTEVPGLAIARKHPLCVIATPYQP; from the exons ATGGAACCTCAAGCCTACTTATTGGTTATTGCAATTTTTGTCTTCACAGTCTTGCATTTTCTTGCAAAATATTTCTTCAAAACAAGATCCATTAACCTTCCCCCCGGTCCATGGAAACTACCCATCATTGGTAACCTCCATCAGGTTGCATTAGCAGGACCATTACCACACCGTTCCCTTAGAGAACTAGCAAAAAAATATGGACCTTTCATGCACCTCAAACTGGGTGAAAACTCCACAGTAGTTATATCTTCCGCTAAGCTAGCCAAGGAGGTACTCAAAACCTATGATGGCTCTTTTCAAAAGAGGCCTCTTCTTGCTGCTGTTAAAACTCTAGTATATGGCCCTGCAGATATTGTATTCTCTCCGTCCAGCGATTACTGGAGAGACATGCGCAAGATATGTACTCTGGAACTTTTGAGTAAGAAAAAGGTTCAGTCTCTGGCTTTTATAAGAGAAGCCGAGATGGAAAGAACCATCCAGAAGATCCGTGAATCTGCGGGTTCACGGATCAATCTGTCTGACATGATTTTCCACTTGATTAGTGTTACTGTCTACAGGGCTGCTTTTGGTAACTCCAACACGGACCACGCTGGGTTTATCCGTCTGACCAAGGAAGCAATGCAAATCTTGGGAGGGTTTCATTTGGGGGATTTGTTTCCTTCAATCAAACCTCTGTTTTATTTGAGTGGATTGAAGTCAAAGGTGGAGAATCTGCACAAGAGACATGATAAGTTCATGGAGGACATCATAAAGGAACATCAAAAGAAGCAAAGAGAAGGTAAGAGCGATGTTGAGGAGGAAGACCTTGTTGACGTTCTATTGAGAGTCCAGCAAAGCGGGAACCTCCAAACCAACCTAACAATCACAAACGTCAAAGCGGTCATTGGG GACATATTTGCTGCTGGAATGGATACCTCGGCAGCAACCTTAGAATGGGGCATGTCAGAAATGATGAAAAACCCAAGAGTGATGGCAAAGTTACAAGCTGAATTAAGAGAAGCACTTAAAGGAAAGAAAACAATTCAAGAAAGTGATATTGAAGAACTAAGTTACTTGAAGCTAGTGGTGAAGGAGACACTAAGGTTACACTGTCCAACTCCATTGTTGATCCCTAGAGAATGCACCGAAGCAACCAACATCCATGGGTATGATATACCAGTGAAGACGAGAGTGATGGTGAACGTGTGGGCAATTGGAAGAGATCCCCAATACTGGCATGATGCTGAGAGTTTCATACCTGAGAGGTTTGAAGATAGTTCATTGGATTACAAAGGGAATAACTTTGAGTATTTACCATTTGGGGGAGGAAGGAGAATCTGTCCTGGTATGAATTTTGGTGTGGCCAGCATTACACTTCCTCTGGCTCTCTTACTTTACCATTTCAATTGGGAACTCCCCGATGGGATGAAGCCTGAGGATCTCGACATGACTGAAGTCCCTGGCTTGGCAATTGCAAGAAAACATCCCTTGTGCGTCATTGCCACTCCTTATCAACCATAA